A single Heliomicrobium undosum DNA region contains:
- a CDS encoding ammonium transporter — MTPTPEQLAMGIDTIWVLMAAALVFFMEAGFAALEAGFIRAKNSINIIMKVFMDCTVGMLGYWAVGFGVMYGLDKAGIIGVSDFFLQGEAEHLGLKIPLYAYWLFQAAFAVAVATIVSGAVAERMKFGPYIVFSFLATAIIYPLAGHWVWNANGWLAKLGMVDYAGSAAVHAVGGWASLAAILVLGPRMGKFNADGSPNVIPGHNLPLAALGAFMLWFGWFGFNPGSSLSGLDMNIARVAVTTNLAAAAGGTMGAIYTMFKWGKPDPSMVINGCLAGLVAITAGCGSVSPVAAAIIGAIAGVLVVEAVGWVDHLRADDPVGAVAVHGFCGTFGVIAVGFFHTERGLFYGGGMELLGVQTLGVLAVSLFAFASTYLVFALLKATVGIRVSPEEEIDGMDLAEHGIAAYSDVPNFTGAHAGGLPVGSLPGFPEISAGPAQLSSSKP, encoded by the coding sequence ATGACGCCCACGCCCGAACAACTGGCCATGGGGATCGACACCATCTGGGTGTTGATGGCCGCCGCACTTGTCTTTTTCATGGAAGCCGGTTTTGCCGCCCTCGAGGCGGGTTTCATCCGGGCCAAAAACAGCATCAACATCATCATGAAGGTCTTCATGGATTGCACCGTCGGCATGCTCGGCTACTGGGCCGTCGGCTTCGGCGTCATGTATGGCCTGGACAAGGCCGGTATCATTGGAGTCAGCGATTTCTTCCTGCAAGGGGAAGCGGAGCACCTGGGTCTGAAAATTCCCCTTTACGCTTACTGGCTCTTTCAGGCGGCCTTCGCCGTCGCCGTGGCGACCATCGTCTCCGGCGCCGTGGCGGAACGGATGAAATTCGGCCCCTATATCGTCTTTAGCTTTTTGGCCACCGCCATCATCTATCCCCTCGCCGGTCACTGGGTCTGGAACGCCAACGGCTGGCTCGCCAAGCTCGGCATGGTCGACTACGCCGGCAGCGCCGCCGTTCACGCCGTAGGCGGTTGGGCCTCCCTGGCGGCGATCCTGGTGTTGGGACCCCGCATGGGCAAGTTCAACGCCGATGGCAGCCCCAACGTCATCCCCGGTCACAACCTGCCCCTGGCCGCGCTGGGCGCTTTCATGCTCTGGTTCGGCTGGTTCGGCTTCAACCCCGGCAGTTCCCTCTCCGGTCTTGATATGAACATCGCCCGTGTGGCCGTGACGACCAACCTGGCGGCGGCTGCCGGCGGCACTATGGGCGCCATCTACACCATGTTTAAATGGGGCAAGCCTGATCCCAGTATGGTCATCAACGGCTGTCTCGCCGGTCTGGTGGCGATCACCGCCGGTTGCGGCAGCGTCTCGCCCGTCGCCGCCGCCATCATCGGCGCCATCGCCGGCGTCCTCGTCGTTGAGGCGGTCGGCTGGGTTGATCACCTGCGTGCCGACGATCCCGTCGGCGCCGTGGCGGTTCACGGCTTCTGCGGCACCTTCGGCGTCATCGCCGTCGGTTTCTTCCACACCGAACGAGGTCTCTTCTACGGCGGCGGCATGGAACTGCTCGGCGTTCAGACCCTCGGCGTCCTCGCCGTGTCCCTCTTCGCCTTCGCCTCCACCTATCTTGTCTTTGCCCTGCTGAAGGCCACCGTCGGCATCCGAGTAAGCCCCGAGGAGGAGATCGACGGCATGGACCTGGCGGAACACGGCATCGCCGCCTATTCGGACGTGCCGAACTTCACCGGCGCCCATGCGGGCGGCCTGCCAGTGGGCAGTCTTCCGGGCTTTCCGGAAATCTCCGCCGGACCGGCTCAGTTGAGTTCCTCCAAGCCATAG
- a CDS encoding CC/Se motif family (seleno)protein — MQQRGFFQDWSFTPEARAFIEQKGGIIHIPMNLSVGCCIHLDAPPEIEVGPPRPQDPAEYACFEKDGVTVYQDKRFACSHPLSIDLSRGLLRTKLAVKGWRLA, encoded by the coding sequence ATGCAGCAGCGAGGCTTTTTCCAGGACTGGTCCTTCACGCCGGAAGCAAGGGCCTTCATCGAACAAAAGGGCGGCATCATCCATATCCCCATGAACCTCTCTGTCGGCTGTTGCATCCACCTGGACGCGCCGCCGGAGATCGAGGTGGGGCCGCCCCGCCCGCAGGATCCTGCCGAGTACGCTTGCTTCGAAAAAGACGGCGTCACCGTCTACCAGGACAAACGCTTTGCTTGCAGCCATCCGCTCTCCATCGACCTCTCGCGGGGCCTCCTCCGGACGAAACTGGCGGTGAAGGGTTGGCGGTTGGCGTAA
- a CDS encoding tyrosine-type recombinase/integrase — MNSKNGLKRMTMTKTSEMTLTQLKDHFVKKCKVINLTEYTIFGYEYGFQKFMKFLGNQDVKASEISSDVIQDYTCWLKETGIKPITVNTYLRNLSPILHHGMELNIIPKFMIRSIRTEECVKEVYTDSELMILLKKPVTDSFAEYRNWVIINFLIATGVRALELRCLKVENIDLENEMILLKKTKSKKQRYIPISKSLSKIIGEYILFRKPSSSEEFLFCNEFGQQMPRTTLQNGIKKYCLKRGVTKFSLHLFRHTFAKRWILNKGDIFTLKKILGHSSLKMVNHYLNLYGDDLKKNFDEFCPLESIRVERERIKINR, encoded by the coding sequence ATGAATTCAAAAAACGGATTAAAAAGGATGACGATGACTAAAACATCGGAGATGACTTTAACACAGCTCAAAGATCATTTTGTAAAGAAATGCAAGGTAATAAACTTAACTGAGTACACCATATTTGGTTATGAATATGGATTCCAGAAATTCATGAAGTTTCTAGGAAATCAAGATGTTAAAGCAAGTGAAATATCAAGTGACGTTATTCAAGATTATACATGTTGGCTGAAAGAGACAGGAATTAAGCCTATCACAGTAAATACATATTTAAGAAATCTTTCTCCAATTTTACACCATGGAATGGAACTAAACATAATACCAAAGTTTATGATTCGATCAATAAGAACAGAGGAATGTGTAAAGGAAGTATATACGGACTCGGAATTAATGATTTTATTAAAAAAACCTGTTACCGATTCATTTGCTGAATATCGAAATTGGGTTATTATTAACTTTTTAATAGCAACAGGAGTTAGGGCATTGGAACTTCGGTGCTTAAAGGTTGAAAACATTGATTTAGAAAACGAAATGATTTTACTAAAGAAGACAAAAAGCAAAAAACAAAGATATATTCCGATAAGCAAGTCATTGTCAAAAATTATAGGGGAATATATTTTGTTCAGAAAACCAAGTTCTTCAGAGGAATTTTTATTCTGTAATGAATTTGGACAACAGATGCCAAGAACAACCCTTCAGAATGGAATTAAAAAATATTGTCTCAAAAGAGGAGTAACAAAGTTCTCGTTACATTTATTTAGACATACCTTTGCGAAAAGGTGGATCTTAAATAAAGGTGATATATTTACTCTTAAAAAAATTTTAGGTCATTCATCGTTAAAAATGGTAAATCACTATTTAAACCTCTACGGAGATGACTTGAAGAAGAATTTCGATGAATTTTGCCCCCTAGAAAGCATACGCGTTGAACGTGAAAGAATAAAAATAAACAGATAA
- a CDS encoding DEAD/DEAH box helicase family protein, with the protein MNFLSEDTLLLVQNRDFPFEELLQWFFEENPFQICFLQEEKRMVFRKGKWKEYKYKKSVICKGGKYYKPEDKKQLHYSTIADLINSCTDGIPEFFGVFWTPNSPSWESKNSFATNKDIINGGKIICQFVDIDAPNEIKKDKQAIKEWKMDVFLKINNHKIKPTLLIETKNGFHVYWKVKDADIKLFRDIQLRLIKEFDADPKCVNEVRLLRLPYSIHRKDMYDPFPIRLVSKNDVIYDQKEFIDLLPPIGDDKLIIDAMKSYEQNRNNSVSDLPNITNIIQRFKERVMVVSENEHKVICHCCMPEHKDNNPSAVLFKENLLFHCAGCGATFFLDELAESLGWSNLLYDIDTEQQLAEWKENSIDIKQSEKFVLTNEEENIVQQLLNETVNLFNDRQQWISDVHKEQIYSAFNILLKAKRDDKPMLINMVTGSGKSTIIKVYIKHKVMSDGSFGCLVVKERRDDVIDFATELNNYIGKEVAYPLYGFDELDCLDNANRNQKKHKSCPVRKGNYVCRHKKNCRYYNQFEEQKKYPIVVLTHKRLYEDARNNKISSNYNSFNLLGQKFARETLIIDEQPHLISNNTLTEEMFYHYMRLITDKFNELANGYFTSESHDDNNPYKKALAELQEAALIVANIFQRNYERDREKIKPVNCDFSFSHSFTKQFRQVFELQTELYNVPIFISDLLTNGGIIERDKKSIAAAHYVDYTSEKNFATIIFDGTALVSPLYKYNEYCTFTNFPMIKEYKNLTFYKCDYLTGTKSNMDNDDVNAFLCDVEDIALDYPKENIYLAMFRDHAYYAGTKTLKSEIKEKLGKYIDKKRIKIGTFGGTKGSNEFRDCTICIIEGFLHKSEIFYSNAYDISQPNETELFTVTPIDQTRRFDNEEIEKFKVLDTLSDYVQEITRTALRDNSRDVSCKVFISSKDKIILELLSNYFPEARVEKWNPKNRLNKQIFSDGRAKNLQLFAEFLANTEAEVLTYAEVAEALGIKDKAFSKMINGKKAVALMESYSYTIDNHKRDGRKNVIVKKYSP; encoded by the coding sequence ATGAATTTCCTTTCAGAAGATACGTTGTTGTTAGTTCAAAACAGGGATTTTCCTTTCGAAGAGTTATTACAGTGGTTTTTTGAAGAAAACCCTTTTCAGATATGTTTTCTTCAAGAAGAAAAAAGAATGGTATTCAGAAAAGGCAAATGGAAGGAGTATAAATACAAGAAAAGCGTCATATGTAAGGGTGGAAAATATTACAAACCGGAGGATAAGAAACAATTACATTATTCTACTATAGCTGACCTTATTAATTCTTGTACGGATGGTATTCCTGAGTTTTTTGGCGTGTTTTGGACACCAAACAGTCCAAGTTGGGAATCTAAAAATTCCTTTGCGACAAACAAGGATATTATAAATGGGGGAAAGATAATTTGCCAGTTTGTGGACATAGATGCACCTAACGAAATAAAAAAAGATAAACAAGCGATTAAGGAATGGAAGATGGATGTATTTCTCAAAATAAATAACCATAAAATAAAACCAACTCTGCTTATTGAAACAAAAAACGGTTTTCATGTATATTGGAAGGTTAAAGATGCTGACATAAAGCTATTCAGAGATATTCAGCTTCGACTTATTAAAGAATTTGACGCCGATCCGAAATGTGTAAATGAAGTCAGATTGCTAAGATTGCCATATTCTATTCATAGAAAGGATATGTATGATCCATTTCCAATACGTTTAGTTTCCAAAAATGATGTGATTTACGATCAAAAAGAATTCATTGATTTGTTACCACCAATAGGCGACGATAAGTTAATTATTGATGCAATGAAAAGTTATGAACAAAACCGAAATAATAGCGTATCAGATTTACCAAATATAACAAATATTATTCAGCGATTTAAAGAAAGGGTAATGGTTGTTAGTGAAAACGAACACAAAGTTATATGCCACTGTTGTATGCCAGAGCATAAAGATAATAATCCGTCCGCAGTATTGTTTAAGGAAAACCTCTTATTCCACTGTGCTGGATGTGGCGCAACATTTTTCTTAGATGAACTAGCGGAATCTCTTGGATGGTCGAATCTCCTTTATGACATAGATACTGAACAACAATTAGCTGAATGGAAAGAGAACTCGATTGATATTAAACAATCAGAAAAGTTCGTGCTAACAAACGAGGAAGAAAACATCGTTCAACAATTACTTAATGAGACGGTTAATCTATTTAACGACAGACAGCAATGGATCAGTGATGTACATAAGGAACAGATATACAGTGCTTTTAATATATTGCTTAAAGCGAAGCGGGATGATAAACCAATGCTAATCAATATGGTTACTGGTTCAGGGAAGTCAACGATCATAAAAGTGTATATTAAACATAAGGTTATGAGCGATGGTTCGTTCGGTTGTTTAGTTGTTAAAGAGCGACGCGACGATGTTATTGACTTTGCTACTGAACTTAACAACTATATTGGCAAAGAAGTAGCCTATCCCTTATACGGATTTGATGAACTAGATTGTCTAGATAACGCTAATCGCAATCAAAAAAAGCACAAAAGTTGTCCCGTAAGGAAAGGTAATTATGTATGTAGACATAAAAAGAATTGTCGGTACTATAATCAATTTGAGGAACAAAAGAAATATCCTATAGTAGTCCTTACACATAAGAGACTTTATGAAGACGCGAGAAATAATAAGATATCCTCCAACTACAATTCTTTTAACTTATTGGGGCAAAAATTCGCAAGAGAAACATTAATCATTGATGAACAACCACATTTAATAAGCAATAATACTTTAACAGAAGAAATGTTCTATCACTACATGAGGTTGATCACCGATAAGTTTAATGAACTTGCAAATGGGTATTTTACCTCGGAATCACATGATGACAATAATCCGTATAAAAAGGCTTTAGCAGAATTACAGGAAGCTGCTTTAATCGTTGCAAATATATTTCAAAGAAACTATGAAAGAGATCGTGAAAAAATCAAACCAGTTAATTGTGATTTCTCGTTTTCCCATTCGTTTACAAAGCAATTTCGACAAGTATTTGAGTTACAAACGGAATTGTATAATGTGCCAATATTTATAAGCGATTTACTAACTAACGGAGGAATCATCGAAAGAGACAAAAAATCTATTGCAGCCGCTCATTACGTAGATTATACCTCAGAGAAAAACTTCGCTACAATCATATTCGATGGAACGGCTTTAGTAAGTCCATTGTATAAGTACAATGAGTATTGCACATTTACTAATTTTCCGATGATCAAAGAATATAAAAACTTGACCTTCTATAAGTGTGATTATCTTACCGGAACAAAAAGCAACATGGATAACGACGATGTTAATGCGTTCTTATGCGATGTAGAAGATATTGCGCTAGACTATCCGAAGGAAAACATTTACTTAGCCATGTTCAGGGATCATGCGTATTATGCAGGCACAAAAACGCTTAAAAGCGAGATCAAAGAAAAGCTAGGGAAGTATATTGATAAGAAAAGAATTAAAATAGGTACTTTCGGTGGAACTAAAGGATCGAATGAATTCAGAGATTGCACGATTTGCATTATCGAAGGATTTCTTCACAAATCCGAGATATTTTATTCCAATGCATACGATATATCACAACCAAATGAAACAGAACTATTTACAGTAACTCCTATTGATCAAACCAGAAGATTCGACAACGAAGAAATAGAGAAATTTAAGGTTCTCGATACCCTATCTGATTATGTTCAAGAGATTACCAGAACGGCACTGAGAGATAACAGCAGGGATGTATCCTGTAAAGTGTTTATATCATCAAAAGATAAGATCATTCTTGAATTACTTAGTAACTACTTTCCTGAGGCAAGAGTTGAGAAATGGAATCCAAAGAACAGGCTTAATAAACAAATTTTTTCGGATGGTAGAGCTAAAAACCTTCAATTATTTGCCGAGTTCTTAGCAAACACTGAAGCAGAAGTATTAACATATGCAGAAGTTGCAGAGGCACTTGGAATTAAGGATAAAGCCTTTTCAAAAATGATTAATGGAAAGAAAGCGGTAGCGTTGATGGAAAGCTATAGTTACACAATAGATAATCATAAAAGAGATGGAAGGAAAAATGTTATTGTAAAAAAATACTCCCCCTAA
- a CDS encoding patatin-like phospholipase family protein, which produces MDWALVLSGGGSRGAAHIGVIKALEEEGLRPPLVVGVSAGSIAGALYGTGYSADDMIAIAKRASRHFLFDFDWRWLTAALLGLFRLLQGRPNAALWPGLPTGLLVGNQLEKLFRQIWGQRTFDQTEPRVVVTAADLITGASICFLPKDLAPVDPLPYRRFLTGVPIAQAVRASSSIPGVFHPVRLKEYCLVDGAVRANLPTDLARSLGAKAVICVSLRDPDTPAVPPDNLIGTMLRSIDIMGYEIDLCTILGGADLVIEPALGRMGVFDFNAIDEAAQAGYAAAMEVMPSIRRILQAPPVQPEAPSVTEHRTGQGLVIRIGRGSQASENKNFS; this is translated from the coding sequence ATGGACTGGGCATTGGTGCTCAGCGGCGGCGGTTCTCGCGGCGCCGCCCATATCGGCGTGATCAAGGCACTGGAAGAGGAAGGCCTGCGGCCACCCCTTGTCGTCGGCGTCAGCGCCGGCAGCATCGCCGGCGCCCTCTACGGCACAGGCTATAGCGCCGATGACATGATAGCCATCGCCAAACGGGCCTCCCGGCATTTTCTCTTTGACTTTGACTGGCGCTGGCTCACCGCCGCCTTGCTCGGTCTCTTTCGTCTGCTCCAGGGACGGCCCAATGCGGCGCTCTGGCCTGGGCTCCCGACAGGCCTCCTCGTGGGTAACCAGTTGGAAAAACTGTTTCGCCAGATCTGGGGGCAGCGGACCTTTGACCAAACAGAGCCCCGTGTCGTCGTGACGGCTGCCGATCTGATCACCGGCGCATCGATCTGCTTCCTGCCGAAGGACCTGGCGCCGGTAGATCCCCTTCCCTACCGGCGTTTCCTCACCGGCGTCCCCATCGCCCAGGCCGTCCGCGCCAGTTCGAGCATCCCCGGCGTCTTTCATCCCGTCCGGTTGAAGGAGTATTGTCTCGTTGACGGCGCCGTGCGGGCCAACCTGCCGACCGACCTGGCCCGCAGCCTCGGCGCCAAGGCGGTCATCTGTGTCAGCCTGCGCGATCCTGACACACCGGCCGTCCCGCCCGACAACCTGATCGGGACGATGCTGCGTTCCATCGACATTATGGGCTATGAGATCGACTTGTGCACCATCTTAGGCGGCGCCGATCTGGTCATTGAACCTGCCCTGGGCCGCATGGGTGTCTTCGACTTCAACGCCATCGACGAGGCCGCCCAGGCGGGATATGCCGCCGCCATGGAGGTCATGCCGTCGATTCGGCGGATCCTGCAGGCGCCTCCCGTTCAGCCGGAAGCCCCCTCGGTGACAGAGCACCGGACAGGGCAGGGGCTCGTCATCCGCATCGGCAGAGGGAGTCAAGCCAGTGAGAATAAAAACTTTTCATGA
- the moaC gene encoding cyclic pyranopterin monophosphate synthase MoaC translates to MDPLTHFDEKGGARMVDVSLKGDTRREAVARGRVLMHRDTFRRIRDGQIAKGDVLSVARLAGIMAAKRTSDLIPLCHPLFLTGVDLTFTLDELHSTVEIESRVKTTGKTGVEMEALTAVSVAALTIYDMCKAMDKSMVVSDIRLVEKTGGKSGHFIREE, encoded by the coding sequence ATGGATCCTTTGACGCATTTTGATGAAAAAGGCGGCGCCCGCATGGTCGATGTGAGCCTGAAGGGCGACACCCGGCGGGAGGCGGTGGCCCGCGGGCGGGTGCTCATGCACCGGGATACCTTCCGGCGGATCCGGGACGGCCAGATCGCCAAAGGCGACGTGCTGTCAGTGGCCCGCCTGGCTGGCATCATGGCCGCCAAGCGGACGAGTGACCTGATCCCCCTCTGCCACCCTCTCTTTCTGACCGGTGTCGATCTGACCTTCACCTTGGACGAGCTCCATTCGACGGTGGAGATCGAGAGCCGTGTCAAAACGACCGGCAAGACCGGCGTCGAGATGGAGGCGTTGACTGCTGTTTCCGTGGCCGCGTTGACCATATATGACATGTGCAAGGCCATGGACAAGAGCATGGTTGTCAGCGACATCCGGCTTGTCGAAAAAACAGGGGGGAAGAGCGGGCACTTCATCAGGGAGGAATGA
- the moaA gene encoding GTP 3',8-cyclase MoaA, producing MIDAFARDIHYLRVSVTDRCNLRCVYCMPEEGLPLVDHREVLRFEEFERLIAIAAAQGVRRVRITGGEPLVRKGIVPFVARVKAITGIEDVALTTNGILLPRFAGDLKAAGLDRVNISLDTLRPERFRAVTRVGCVDDVWTGIEAALAADLHPVKLNVVVMGGVNDDELADFARLTLQWPIHVRFIELMPIGEGDPRFRGQFVSIEQMQAKMAREGLRLGNHPGIRGGGPARYHTLEGALGTVGFISAMSKHFCAACNRLRLTAEGKLRPCLHSRQEIDLKAPMRRGAPDSLLSLIFQKAVEAKPYQHSMLDEGWGDRTRRMSQIGG from the coding sequence ATGATCGACGCCTTCGCCCGGGATATCCATTACCTGCGTGTCTCCGTCACCGACCGCTGCAACCTCCGCTGTGTCTACTGCATGCCGGAAGAGGGACTCCCCCTGGTCGACCACCGGGAGGTGCTCCGTTTCGAAGAGTTTGAACGGTTGATCGCCATCGCCGCTGCACAGGGCGTCCGCCGCGTGCGGATCACCGGCGGCGAGCCGCTGGTGCGCAAGGGGATCGTCCCCTTCGTAGCTCGGGTGAAGGCGATCACCGGCATCGAAGACGTGGCCCTCACCACCAACGGCATTCTGCTGCCCCGTTTCGCCGGCGACCTGAAGGCGGCGGGCCTGGATCGCGTCAACATCAGCCTGGACACCTTGCGGCCCGAACGCTTTCGAGCCGTCACCCGGGTCGGGTGTGTCGACGATGTCTGGACAGGCATCGAGGCGGCCCTGGCGGCCGACCTGCATCCGGTGAAGCTGAACGTGGTCGTCATGGGCGGTGTCAACGACGACGAACTGGCTGACTTCGCCCGCCTCACCCTGCAGTGGCCCATTCATGTCCGGTTTATCGAATTGATGCCCATCGGGGAGGGCGACCCCCGCTTTCGCGGTCAATTCGTTTCCATTGAACAGATGCAAGCGAAGATGGCCCGAGAAGGGCTGCGACTGGGCAACCACCCCGGCATCCGGGGTGGCGGTCCGGCCCGCTACCACACCCTGGAGGGCGCCCTCGGAACGGTTGGCTTCATCAGCGCCATGTCGAAACACTTCTGCGCCGCCTGCAACCGCCTGCGGCTGACAGCCGAAGGCAAATTGCGCCCCTGCCTGCACTCGCGCCAGGAGATCGACCTGAAAGCCCCCATGCGGCGGGGCGCTCCCGACAGCCTGCTGTCCCTGATTTTTCAAAAAGCCGTCGAGGCAAAACCCTATCAACACAGCATGCTGGATGAGGGATGGGGCGATCGGACACGCCGGATGTCCCAGATCGGGGGCTGA
- the hpt gene encoding hypoxanthine phosphoribosyltransferase, which yields MDKVIDRVLVSEEEIRTKVRELGEQISTDYQDKDLLVVGILKGALVFMADLIRAIRIPIEIDFMAVSSYGQGTRSSGAVRILKDLDRAIENRHILIVEDIVDTGLTLNYLVDNLKSRGAASVKVCTILDKPSRRKTPVAPDYNGFTIPDEFVIGYGLDYAEQYRHIPCVAVLKREVYEK from the coding sequence ATGGACAAGGTCATCGATCGCGTACTGGTCAGCGAAGAAGAAATCCGAACCAAGGTCCGGGAACTGGGCGAACAAATCTCGACCGACTACCAAGACAAGGATCTCCTGGTCGTGGGCATCCTCAAGGGCGCACTCGTCTTCATGGCCGACCTGATCCGGGCCATCCGCATCCCCATCGAGATCGACTTCATGGCCGTCTCCAGTTATGGTCAAGGGACCCGATCCTCTGGCGCCGTGCGGATCCTGAAGGATTTGGACCGGGCCATCGAAAACCGGCACATCCTGATCGTCGAGGACATCGTCGACACGGGCTTGACCCTCAACTACCTGGTGGACAACCTGAAGTCCCGCGGCGCCGCATCGGTGAAGGTCTGCACCATCCTGGACAAGCCCAGCCGCCGCAAGACACCCGTCGCCCCCGACTACAACGGCTTCACCATCCCCGATGAGTTTGTCATCGGCTACGGCCTCGACTATGCCGAACAGTACCGCCACATTCCCTGCGTGGCCGTGCTGAAGCGGGAAGTTTACGAGAAGTAG
- a CDS encoding MogA/MoaB family molybdenum cofactor biosynthesis protein translates to MIRVGILTASDKGSRGEREDRSGRLIGEAVQSIGGAMAAYKVVPDERDQIAAALREMADDLGLDLIFTTGGTGFSPRDVTPEATMDVVERLAPGIAEAMRAESMKITPRAMLTRGVAGIRGRTLIVNLPGSPKAVQECLDIILPALPHGIEILKGEASECARK, encoded by the coding sequence ATGATCCGTGTCGGCATCCTTACCGCCTCAGACAAGGGGAGCCGCGGTGAACGGGAGGACCGGTCTGGACGGCTGATCGGCGAAGCCGTCCAGTCCATCGGCGGCGCCATGGCCGCCTACAAGGTCGTTCCCGACGAGCGGGACCAGATCGCCGCCGCCCTCCGGGAAATGGCCGACGACCTCGGCCTCGACCTGATTTTCACCACAGGCGGGACAGGCTTCTCGCCCCGCGACGTGACCCCGGAAGCGACGATGGACGTGGTGGAAAGGCTCGCGCCTGGCATCGCCGAGGCCATGCGGGCCGAGAGCATGAAGATCACGCCCCGGGCCATGCTCACCCGCGGCGTCGCTGGCATCCGCGGCCGGACGCTGATCGTCAACCTTCCCGGCAGCCCCAAGGCTGTTCAAGAGTGCCTCGACATCATCCTGCCGGCGCTGCCCCACGGCATCGAGATCCTCAAGGGCGAGGCGAGCGAGTGCGCCCGCAAGTAA
- the guaA gene encoding glutamine-hydrolyzing GMP synthase, protein MTKPHETILVLDFGGQYNQLIARRVRELHVYCEMHPFTISVDAIREMNPKGIIFTGGPASVYEEKAPAVDPAIYDLGIPILGICYGMQLMVNQLGGKVGRADSREYGKAALTITASEGPFAGMEGDVQCWMSHGDKVEVLPHGFVSSGKTDHAPFAAMADPVRRFYGVQFHPEVRHTPQGMDMMRSFLFGVCGCTGEWTMENFIEEQVEAIRARVGGGKVLCALSGGVDSSVAALLVHRAVGEQLTCVYVDHGFMRLNESERIVKTFRGELGMNLIAVEASERFLAKVAGVSDPETKRKGIGNEFIRVFEEEAAKLGQVDFLVQGTLYPDVVESGTSTAETIKTHHNVGGLPEDMKFELIEPLRTLFKDEVREVGQKLGLPEDIVWRQPFPGPGLAIRVLGEITKESLDILRHADDIVFQEIKKAGLYRQIWQSFVVLPTTVRSVGVMGDCRTYEYPAILRAVTSDDAMTADWARLPYELLEKISNRIVNEVKGVNRVVYDITSKPPGTIEWE, encoded by the coding sequence TTGACGAAGCCCCATGAAACCATCCTGGTCCTCGACTTCGGCGGCCAGTACAACCAACTGATCGCCCGCCGCGTCCGGGAACTGCACGTCTACTGTGAGATGCACCCCTTTACGATCAGCGTCGACGCCATCCGGGAGATGAATCCGAAAGGAATCATCTTCACCGGCGGCCCGGCTAGCGTCTATGAAGAAAAAGCCCCCGCTGTCGACCCGGCCATCTACGACCTGGGCATCCCCATCCTGGGCATCTGCTACGGCATGCAACTGATGGTCAACCAACTGGGCGGCAAGGTCGGACGGGCTGATTCGCGCGAGTACGGCAAGGCGGCCCTCACCATCACCGCTTCCGAAGGCCCCTTCGCCGGCATGGAAGGCGATGTGCAGTGCTGGATGAGCCACGGCGACAAGGTGGAGGTCCTGCCCCACGGCTTCGTTAGTTCCGGCAAGACCGACCACGCCCCCTTCGCGGCCATGGCCGATCCGGTGCGCCGCTTCTACGGCGTCCAGTTCCACCCCGAGGTGCGTCACACGCCCCAAGGCATGGACATGATGCGGAGCTTCCTCTTCGGCGTCTGCGGCTGCACCGGCGAGTGGACCATGGAGAACTTCATTGAAGAGCAGGTGGAGGCCATCCGCGCCCGCGTCGGCGGCGGCAAGGTCCTCTGCGCCCTCTCGGGCGGCGTCGACTCCTCCGTAGCCGCGCTCCTCGTTCACCGGGCCGTGGGCGAGCAACTGACCTGCGTCTACGTCGACCACGGCTTTATGCGTCTCAACGAATCGGAGCGGATCGTCAAGACCTTCCGGGGTGAACTGGGCATGAACCTGATCGCCGTCGAAGCGTCGGAACGCTTCTTGGCCAAGGTCGCCGGCGTCTCCGATCCGGAGACGAAGCGCAAAGGCATCGGCAACGAGTTCATCCGCGTCTTCGAAGAGGAAGCAGCCAAACTGGGCCAGGTGGACTTCCTGGTGCAAGGCACCCTCTATCCCGACGTGGTCGAAAGCGGCACCTCGACGGCCGAGACGATCAAGACCCACCACAACGTGGGCGGCCTGCCGGAGGACATGAAATTCGAACTGATCGAGCCCCTGCGCACCCTCTTTAAGGACGAGGTGCGGGAAGTGGGCCAAAAACTGGGTCTGCCCGAAGACATCGTCTGGCGTCAGCCCTTCCCCGGACCGGGCTTGGCCATCCGCGTTCTCGGCGAGATCACCAAGGAAAGCCTGGACATCCTGCGCCACGCTGACGATATCGTCTTCCAGGAGATCAAAAAAGCCGGTCTCTACCGGCAGATCTGGCAGTCCTTCGTCGTGCTGCCGACGACCGTGCGCAGCGTCGGCGTCATGGGCGATTGCCGCACCTACGAATACCCGGCCATCCTGCGCGCCGTCACCTCTGACGACGCCATGACGGCCGACTGGGCGCGGCTGCCTTATGAACTGCTGGAAAAGATCTCGAACCGGATCGTCAATGAGGTCAAGGGGGTTAACCGGGTGGTCTACGACATCACGTCGAAGCCGCCGGGGACGATTGAGTGGGAGTAA